TGAACAGGTCCATCTCGATGCCCAGCGTCGTGTAGACCGAGGCCGAGAAGAAGTCCACGTTGGGGTAGATCTTCTTCCCCTTGGCCTCCATCTCCTCGCCCATCACGCTGCGGATCTGGTCGGAGAGGTCGAGCCACTTGGTCTCGCCCGCCTCGGCCATGATCTTGTCTGCCAGCTCGCGCAGCACGGTGGCGCGCGGGTCGGTGGCCTTGTACACGCGGTGGCCGAAGCCCATCACCCGCCGCCCGCCCGCGAGCGCGTCCCGCACCCACTCCTTGGGCGTGGTGCCGCTCTCGTCGATCTCGCGGAGCATGTTCATCACCTCCACGTTCGCCCCGCCGTGCGACGGACCCTTGAGGGTGCCGATCGCGGAGGTGATCGCGGAGTAGACGTCCGACAGCGTCCCCGCCGTGACGCGCGCGGCGAAGGTGGAGGCGTTCATCCCGTGCTCGGCGTGCAGCACGAGCGCGACGTCCATGGTGCGGATGCGCGTCTCGTTGGCCTCTTCGCCGTTGAGCATGTAGAGGAAGTTGGCCGCCGTGCCCAGCCCGTCCTTGGGCTCCACCGGCTCCAGCCCGCGGCGGATGCGGTCGTACGCCGCCGTCACCGTGGGGAGCTGCGCGGTGAGCAGGATCGCCTTGCGGCGCAGCTCCGGCTCCGAGTTGTCGTCCGCGGCCGGATCGTACATGCCGAGCGCGGAGGTCACCGTCCGCAGCACGGCCATCGGGTCCGCGTCCTTGGGAAAGGCGCGGATCATGTCCATGATCTCGGGGCGAACGCGGCGCTGCGCGGCGATCTGCCCGTTCAGCTCGTCCAACTGCTGCTGGGTGGGGAGCGAGCCGTTCCAGAGGAGGTAGCAGACCTCCTCGAAGGTGGTGTTCCGCGCGAGGTCGTCGATGTCGTACCCCCCGTAGATCAGCTCCCCGTTAGCCCCGTCGATCCAGCTCAGCCTGGACTGGCCGACGACCACCCCTTCGAGACCCTTGGCGGCCATTTCCGCTTCCTCAAGCGCTTGTGCGAACGTAAGTTTGGCGACTCCCCGCCGGTGTACCGCGGTGCCCCGGCGGGCGCCCCGCGGCGGTGCAGCATCCGGGCCAGCGGAGGCGGGCCAACATAGCAACGCCCCCAGCGCCTCGCAAGGTGAAACAGGGCGTCGTGGAACGGTGTGCGCGGGGCGGCGCGGCCGGCGCGGCCCCGTTTTTCCATGTGCGGTGCCGCGTGCACGATTCCACTGACTCGGAGCTGATCCAGCGCATCCTCGGCGGCGAGGGCGAGCGCTACGCGATCCTGGTGGAGCGCTACCAGGATCCGCTCTTCCGTCATGCACTCGGCATGGTGGGCGACGCGGACGCGGCGGCGGACCTGGTGCAGGACTCGCTGGTGAAGGCGTACACGCGCCTGCACACCTGCAACGACCCGTCGCGCTTCGCCGCCTGGATCTTTCGCATCCTCCGCAACCGCTGCCGCGACTGGCTCAAGAACCGCCGCCAGCACACCGTCGAGCTCAAGGACGACACCGCCTCCACCTCCGACGACGAGGACCCCGCCACGGTCCTGGAGCGCAGCGAGCTGGGCCGCGTCGTCGAAGCCGCCCTCGCCCGCCTCCCCGAAGCCCAGCGCGAGGCCTTCCTCCTGAAGCACGTCGAGGGCCTGTCGTACGAGGAAATGGCCGATCGCCTGGAAACGGGGATCAGCGCACTCAAGATGCGGGTGATGCGGGCGCGCGAGGCGCTGCAGCTGCTGCTGCGGGACGTGGTGTGAGGGGGGAGGCCCCCTCCCCCCGACCCCCTCCCCCGCCTGCGGGGGCGCAGGGCGGGTGAGGGGGAGAACAGCACAGATCCGGCACGGGCGCGATTTATCGCGCCCGTGCCCGGCACCGCTCCGATGCCCGTCCGGCCGCACCGATCCGGTAGGGGCAGACCTGCGTGTCTGCCCTCCCCTGCCCTGGCCCCGGACCCCTGCATCGAATACCGATCGTCGTAGGGGCCGCCCCACGTGGCTGCCCGTGCCCTCCCCGGCACCGTCGCCCGCAATCCAGGTCCGGCCACAACGCCCCTCCCCCACGGCTCGCGTGGAAGAGGGTGCCGCATGCCGTCTACTCCCCCGCCCGCGACGCCTCCCGCGGATCCGCCGCGTCCGCGTCGCCGGTCTCCTCGTCCAGCACCCGCGCGTGTTCGGCGCAAAGGGTAGTCTCGGGGATCACCTCGAGGCGCTCCCACTCGATGTCTTTGTCGCAGCGGGCGCAACGGCCAAAGGACTCGGGATCGTCGTAGAGCCGCCGGAGGGCATCGTCGATGGCGTACAGACGGCCGCCCTCCATGCTGGTGATCATGAAGTCCTTTTCCTTCTCCTGGCTCTCCGTCGCGAGGTCGGCGGGGTGGACGCGGTACTGGCTCAGCTCGCCCGCCCGGTCGCGCAGGTCCTGCACCTCGGCGTCGTGATGCCCGATCGCGTCCAGCACCTGCTCGCGCTCGCGGATGAGGAGGCGCTCCACGGTCGTGCGCTGTTCTTCGGTCAGCATGCGTGCTCCTGTCGGTCGTCGTGAGCGGCGCCATGCGGGCCGCGTGACGCGGTCGTCTACAATGTCCGTGCCGGATAACAGCAAAGGGCTCACGCGGAGACGCGGAGGCACGGAGAGAAATCCTCTCTGCGCCTCCGCGTCTCCGCGTGAGCCGATATCTTTTCCGCGGAACTATACCGCGGGCGGGAGGAGCGTGGCGGTCAGCCAGGCGCTCAGCAGGGGGAGCAGGTGCTCGTCCTTGTGCAGCGACGCCTGCGCGCCCACCTCGCGCGCGCGCTCCGCCAATCGGTCCGGCGCGATGCCGCTCACGAAGACGGTCGGCGTGGCGGAGAAGTCGGTGATGCGGCGCAGCTCCTGGTGGACCTGGAACCCGTCACGGCCGGGCATCTCCACGTCCAGAAGGAGGGCGTCCGGGCGGGTGGCCGGGCCGCCCTGCGCCCACGCCAGCAGCTCGTCGCCGGTGCCGAACCGCACGACCTCGAAGCCGCAGCGGTCCAGCCACATGGAGACCACCTCGGCGTGGATCTCGTCGTCGTCCGCCAGGGCGACCAGGGGGCGCTTCG
Above is a window of Longimicrobium sp. DNA encoding:
- a CDS encoding TraR/DksA C4-type zinc finger protein is translated as MLTEEQRTTVERLLIREREQVLDAIGHHDAEVQDLRDRAGELSQYRVHPADLATESQEKEKDFMITSMEGGRLYAIDDALRRLYDDPESFGRCARCDKDIEWERLEVIPETTLCAEHARVLDEETGDADAADPREASRAGE
- a CDS encoding response regulator; protein product: MALPNAKRPLVALADDDEIHAEVVSMWLDRCGFEVVRFGTGDELLAWAQGGPATRPDALLLDVEMPGRDGFQVHQELRRITDFSATPTVFVSGIAPDRLAERAREVGAQASLHKDEHLLPLLSAWLTATLLPPAV
- a CDS encoding sigma-70 family RNA polymerase sigma factor, with the translated sequence MHDSTDSELIQRILGGEGERYAILVERYQDPLFRHALGMVGDADAAADLVQDSLVKAYTRLHTCNDPSRFAAWIFRILRNRCRDWLKNRRQHTVELKDDTASTSDDEDPATVLERSELGRVVEAALARLPEAQREAFLLKHVEGLSYEEMADRLETGISALKMRVMRAREALQLLLRDVV
- a CDS encoding citrate/2-methylcitrate synthase; the protein is MAAKGLEGVVVGQSRLSWIDGANGELIYGGYDIDDLARNTTFEEVCYLLWNGSLPTQQQLDELNGQIAAQRRVRPEIMDMIRAFPKDADPMAVLRTVTSALGMYDPAADDNSEPELRRKAILLTAQLPTVTAAYDRIRRGLEPVEPKDGLGTAANFLYMLNGEEANETRIRTMDVALVLHAEHGMNASTFAARVTAGTLSDVYSAITSAIGTLKGPSHGGANVEVMNMLREIDESGTTPKEWVRDALAGGRRVMGFGHRVYKATDPRATVLRELADKIMAEAGETKWLDLSDQIRSVMGEEMEAKGKKIYPNVDFFSASVYTTLGIEMDLFTAVFAMARTPGWTAHLFEQYANNRLIRPEAEYVGPRDLKVKPIAER